A genomic region of Salinibacterium sp. NK8237 contains the following coding sequences:
- the cofE gene encoding coenzyme F420-0:L-glutamate ligase — translation MSAWAVPGIPEIQSGDNLLEAIAAALIADSDDVNSGGLADGDILTVTSKIVSKAEGRSVEAADREQAITDETVRIVASREHPNGVTRIVENRLGLVMAAAGVDSSNTPDGIVLLLPLDPDATARELCSGLRERFGVTVGIVITDTVGRPWRKGQADIAIGAAGIHVLDDLRGTADASGRPLAVSVTALADEVAAATDLVKGKAGGLPVAVIRGLGQHVTDLDAPGARSLVRSGPEDMFSLGTKEAWMAGFDEALDAAQTKED, via the coding sequence ATGAGCGCATGGGCTGTGCCCGGCATCCCCGAAATTCAGTCCGGTGACAACCTGCTTGAGGCGATTGCCGCTGCGCTCATTGCCGACTCTGACGACGTGAACTCTGGGGGGCTCGCCGATGGCGATATCCTCACCGTGACCTCCAAAATCGTGAGCAAGGCCGAAGGGCGTTCGGTGGAGGCCGCTGATCGCGAGCAAGCCATCACTGACGAAACCGTGCGGATTGTGGCATCCCGCGAGCACCCCAACGGAGTCACTCGCATTGTCGAAAACCGTCTCGGGCTCGTGATGGCGGCGGCGGGCGTCGATTCCAGCAACACCCCTGATGGCATCGTTCTGCTGCTCCCGCTCGATCCCGATGCCACGGCGCGCGAGCTCTGTTCCGGACTACGCGAACGTTTCGGGGTAACGGTGGGCATCGTGATCACCGATACCGTGGGCAGGCCCTGGCGCAAGGGCCAGGCTGACATTGCGATTGGTGCGGCGGGCATCCATGTTCTTGATGATTTGCGTGGCACCGCGGATGCTTCGGGCCGTCCGCTTGCGGTGAGCGTCACGGCGCTCGCCGACGAAGTTGCTGCCGCTACGGACTTGGTCAAAGGCAAGGCTGGGGGATTACCCGTTGCGGTCATCCGCGGCCTTGGCCAGCACGTCACCGATCTCGATGCTCCTGGTGCACGTTCGCTCGTGCGGTCGGGCCCCGAAGACATGTTCAGTCTGGGCACGAAAGAGGCCTGGATGGCGGGCTTCGACGAGGCCCTCGACGCCGCCCAAACTAAAGAAGACTAA
- a CDS encoding PLD nuclease N-terminal domain-containing protein → MGSLISLAYFALLISVLIDIILIDESRIKHLGKVTWIFLVIFMPFIGSILWFALGREFATTAPSSPSFGAPVRRAHQPSRQPSSTEEELANLDAEIEYFQRQEKIRALENELRKRKQLP, encoded by the coding sequence ATGGGGAGTCTCATTTCGCTCGCGTATTTCGCGTTGCTCATCTCAGTGCTGATCGACATCATCCTGATCGACGAATCACGCATCAAACATCTCGGCAAAGTTACGTGGATCTTTCTCGTGATCTTCATGCCCTTCATCGGCAGCATTCTCTGGTTTGCTCTCGGCCGCGAATTCGCGACGACTGCACCTAGCTCTCCCTCTTTTGGCGCCCCAGTGCGTCGCGCACACCAGCCGTCGAGGCAGCCAAGCTCGACCGAAGAAGAGCTCGCGAATCTCGATGCTGAAATCGAATACTTTCAACGCCAGGAAAAAATCCGTGCCCTCGAAAATGAACTGCGCAAGCGTAAGCAATTGCCGTAG
- the coaD gene encoding pantetheine-phosphate adenylyltransferase: MSRIAVVPGSFDPVTLGHLDVIERAAKTFDEVHVLVVHNPGKTALLPIAQRVSLIEQAVADAHLEGNILVTSWSMGLLVDYCTDVGASVIIKGIRSQVDVAYETPMAIVNRDLAGVETIFMLPNPAHAHVSSSLVRQVAALGGDVAPYVPRSVSEFLQAPRD; encoded by the coding sequence ATGAGTCGGATCGCTGTTGTTCCTGGGTCGTTTGACCCTGTCACCCTTGGCCACCTCGATGTGATTGAGCGGGCAGCGAAAACCTTTGACGAAGTGCACGTTCTCGTCGTGCACAACCCGGGCAAGACCGCGCTTTTGCCGATTGCGCAACGCGTCTCGCTCATCGAGCAGGCCGTTGCCGACGCCCACCTCGAGGGCAACATCCTTGTAACTAGCTGGAGTATGGGCCTTCTCGTTGACTACTGCACCGATGTCGGGGCGAGTGTCATCATCAAGGGCATCCGTTCTCAAGTAGATGTCGCGTACGAAACGCCCATGGCGATCGTCAACCGCGACCTCGCCGGGGTAGAGACGATTTTCATGCTGCCGAACCCCGCTCATGCGCACGTGTCTAGTTCGCTGGTGCGCCAGGTTGCCGCGCTTGGCGGAGACGTCGCGCCCTATGTTCCGCGTTCGGTTTCTGAGTTTTTGCAAGCGCCGCGCGACTAA
- a CDS encoding DUF58 domain-containing protein codes for MARDVLLRTIRIVLGGARLTNRGATFLVAGAIALGVGVGAGMPVLLYVGSFAVALPVVAALFVRTHAAALTVTRRFSFPVVEAGSTTAVALRVDNQRRRPTTPMRWRDGLPWRPWVTENGWLPRLSVKTEARNDRSAAQLSYTLTPATRGVFEIGPLMLEASDPLQLAWGGWNVGSETPLVVTPQVVQLASTVLLAQSGDGEARVVQRRAAGDDDDAMTREYRRGDAMRRVHWKASARHGSLMVRQEEQHSYPQARIIVDTRLAGYPDASRAPAVRSSSGITVSSSHSARFEWVVSMLASAAVQLRREGFLVHIVETGLSQLTDAAILHRRSAAEQDLLTRLAAIAPIDSPTSWTTAPVARAGATAPTIALVAHPDTDTVDFLVEQAAGAGFAVAFVVESSSSFGDRERGGAEKRPPVADQLRTGGWKVISVRSYDDVAEAWNLFVAESKVLREHD; via the coding sequence ATGGCCCGCGACGTGCTGCTGCGAACTATTCGCATTGTGCTGGGTGGTGCCCGGCTGACAAACCGCGGTGCGACGTTCCTTGTTGCTGGTGCCATCGCGCTGGGAGTGGGCGTCGGCGCTGGTATGCCGGTTTTGTTATATGTCGGTTCCTTTGCGGTTGCCTTGCCCGTCGTGGCTGCACTGTTTGTGCGTACGCACGCTGCTGCGCTGACTGTCACACGTCGTTTCTCGTTCCCGGTGGTAGAAGCCGGGAGCACAACAGCCGTCGCTCTGCGCGTCGACAACCAACGGCGACGGCCGACAACGCCGATGCGCTGGCGCGATGGTCTTCCGTGGCGCCCGTGGGTGACCGAAAATGGTTGGCTACCGCGGCTGTCGGTGAAAACGGAGGCGCGGAACGACCGCAGCGCGGCTCAATTGAGTTACACGCTCACCCCAGCTACTCGCGGAGTCTTCGAGATCGGACCCCTCATGCTCGAAGCATCCGACCCTTTGCAGTTGGCTTGGGGTGGCTGGAATGTCGGCAGCGAGACACCGCTCGTGGTGACTCCGCAGGTGGTGCAACTGGCGTCGACGGTGCTGCTCGCGCAGTCCGGAGACGGCGAAGCGAGGGTTGTGCAACGTCGTGCCGCTGGTGACGACGATGATGCCATGACGCGCGAATATCGTCGGGGCGATGCCATGCGTCGTGTGCACTGGAAAGCATCCGCTCGGCACGGCAGTCTCATGGTTCGTCAAGAGGAGCAGCACAGCTACCCGCAGGCCCGCATCATTGTCGATACTCGGCTCGCGGGGTATCCCGATGCCAGTCGCGCCCCAGCGGTGCGGTCGTCTTCGGGCATTACCGTTTCGTCGTCGCACAGTGCGCGTTTCGAGTGGGTGGTGAGCATGCTCGCGTCGGCGGCTGTGCAATTGCGTCGCGAGGGTTTTCTCGTGCACATTGTCGAAACGGGACTCTCCCAATTAACGGATGCTGCAATCCTGCACCGGAGATCGGCGGCCGAACAGGATCTTTTGACTCGACTCGCGGCGATAGCGCCTATCGATTCGCCAACCAGCTGGACGACTGCCCCGGTGGCGCGAGCGGGTGCGACCGCGCCAACGATTGCGCTCGTCGCGCATCCGGATACTGACACCGTCGATTTCTTGGTCGAGCAGGCGGCCGGTGCTGGGTTTGCGGTCGCGTTCGTCGTGGAGTCTTCGTCGAGTTTCGGTGATCGTGAGCGAGGCGGTGCCGAGAAGCGTCCGCCAGTGGCGGATCAGTTGCGTACCGGAGGCTGGAAGGTGATCTCGGTGCGCTCGTATGACGATGTCGCCGAGGCGTGGAACCTCTTTGTAGCCGAATCGAAGGTGCTTCGTGAGCACGACTGA
- a CDS encoding DUF3488 and transglutaminase-like domain-containing protein, with translation MSTTEAARATSVAKHDRRVRLWSVAGVLALAIGVAASSLGAVLTEGAWWFPFMAAVVVTLASGAAFRSVNSRAWLGSLVAAVGGLVSLVLMFAPQTAILGIIPTVGTVTRFNQLVVQGQDSMAVQRFPADAFIGIVFLICLGAVAVAVAMDVAAFVLQKPALTAIPLIVLLLVPSFVRTELHDAFVFAATALAYVAVLLVASQHKAFRSAWPLISAALVLSLIVPVVLPSVEPAEQSNAGPGLISTGVNPIINLSSDLRRGVPLRALTYASESGGEYLRVAALDVFADDTWEPSENEPTAAGAVEEFPLPPGLADEVPREEKVLQIEIERIRGKLLPVPYAATTISGLDGDWSWEPDGLTVSTDDSNSRDQNYEVAFVSPAPSIEQLEAAPTTLPDGFERYLELPETLPSVVAETADDVAGGEATRFDQALALQSFFADGDFTYSEEAPVAEDYDGSGAGVLGEFLTAKSGYCVHFASAMAAMARSLEIPARVVVGFTPGERIADDAEERRFLVSTDNLHAWPELYFPTIGWIRFEPTVSVGSAPRFAQSIEDDPSTPDVDESQPEPVATPTSTSTATAGASPEIPREDEVDTATTTSVEISSWWWLMLAVPVLVLIPALVRSSRRALRLAGVRRGETGLAWREVRDTAIDLGYPLSTTATPRQQYEYLSESLGAAEASALRSLLGQVEASAFSARPQTVRAAGVRNVVTALRSSVGWRMRVWATLAPRTAFSSRDRRG, from the coding sequence GTGAGCACGACTGAGGCAGCACGAGCCACGAGCGTAGCGAAGCATGATCGCCGAGTGCGGCTGTGGTCTGTTGCGGGTGTCTTAGCGCTGGCAATCGGTGTCGCGGCGAGTAGCCTCGGCGCAGTGCTCACCGAAGGCGCCTGGTGGTTTCCGTTCATGGCGGCTGTGGTGGTGACTCTCGCGTCTGGCGCTGCTTTTCGCAGTGTGAACTCGCGGGCCTGGCTCGGTTCATTGGTGGCTGCCGTTGGCGGGCTGGTATCGCTCGTTCTGATGTTTGCGCCTCAAACAGCCATCCTCGGCATCATCCCGACTGTCGGCACGGTTACCCGGTTCAATCAACTGGTAGTTCAAGGGCAAGACTCCATGGCAGTGCAGCGCTTTCCCGCTGATGCGTTTATTGGGATCGTCTTCCTGATTTGTCTCGGTGCGGTGGCAGTGGCAGTGGCGATGGATGTCGCGGCGTTCGTGTTGCAGAAGCCAGCGTTGACCGCCATCCCGCTCATTGTTCTCCTGCTGGTGCCGAGCTTTGTGCGCACTGAATTGCACGATGCGTTTGTTTTCGCGGCTACAGCGCTTGCCTACGTTGCCGTTCTCTTAGTGGCGTCACAGCACAAGGCATTCCGCTCGGCATGGCCGTTGATCTCAGCGGCGCTCGTGCTGTCGCTCATCGTGCCGGTGGTACTGCCGAGCGTTGAGCCTGCAGAACAGTCGAATGCTGGGCCGGGGCTCATTTCCACCGGGGTAAACCCGATCATCAACCTCAGTAGCGACCTGCGGCGCGGTGTCCCGTTGCGGGCGTTGACCTATGCCTCGGAGAGTGGCGGGGAATACCTGCGGGTGGCGGCGCTTGACGTGTTTGCCGACGACACCTGGGAGCCATCGGAAAACGAGCCGACAGCCGCTGGTGCCGTCGAGGAGTTTCCGCTGCCGCCCGGTCTTGCCGACGAAGTGCCGCGGGAGGAGAAGGTGTTGCAGATCGAGATCGAGCGCATCCGGGGAAAGCTCCTGCCGGTGCCTTACGCGGCGACGACCATTAGTGGGCTCGACGGTGACTGGTCGTGGGAGCCAGACGGGCTGACGGTATCGACGGACGACTCGAACTCTCGTGACCAAAACTACGAAGTCGCCTTCGTTTCGCCAGCGCCCTCGATTGAGCAACTCGAGGCCGCGCCCACGACTCTGCCCGATGGTTTCGAGCGCTATCTTGAGCTTCCCGAGACCCTTCCGAGCGTCGTGGCAGAAACTGCAGATGACGTCGCCGGCGGCGAAGCAACGCGCTTTGATCAAGCTTTGGCGTTGCAATCGTTCTTTGCCGATGGCGACTTCACCTATTCAGAAGAAGCTCCCGTCGCCGAGGACTACGACGGTTCCGGTGCCGGTGTTCTCGGAGAGTTTTTGACCGCGAAGAGCGGCTACTGCGTTCACTTCGCCTCTGCCATGGCTGCAATGGCTCGCAGCCTTGAGATCCCGGCGCGAGTGGTTGTCGGTTTCACCCCTGGCGAGCGAATTGCGGATGACGCGGAGGAAAGACGCTTCCTCGTGTCCACCGACAACTTGCACGCATGGCCGGAGCTCTATTTTCCGACCATCGGGTGGATCCGGTTCGAACCGACAGTCTCGGTGGGAAGCGCACCACGTTTTGCCCAAAGCATCGAAGACGACCCCAGCACGCCTGATGTTGATGAGTCGCAACCCGAGCCAGTCGCGACCCCAACGTCCACCTCGACGGCGACTGCTGGCGCAAGCCCCGAGATTCCCCGCGAAGACGAGGTGGACACAGCAACGACAACTAGCGTCGAAATTTCGTCCTGGTGGTGGCTAATGCTCGCCGTGCCCGTGCTTGTGCTCATCCCGGCACTCGTGCGCAGCAGCCGTCGTGCTCTGCGACTGGCCGGCGTGCGGCGAGGTGAAACAGGCCTCGCATGGCGCGAGGTGCGCGACACCGCGATCGACCTCGGCTATCCGTTGAGCACTACGGCAACTCCGCGCCAGCAGTACGAGTACCTCTCCGAGTCCCTCGGAGCGGCTGAGGCGTCCGCCCTCAGATCGCTGCTGGGTCAGGTTGAGGCGAGCGCGTTCAGCGCGCGACCACAAACTGTGCGCGCGGCAGGGGTGAGGAACGTCGTGACGGCACTGCGGTCATCCGTCGGCTGGAGGATGCGCGTGTGGGCGACACTCGCTCCGCGCACGGCGTTCAGCTCACGAGACCGCCGCGGCTAG
- the fgd gene encoding glucose-6-phosphate dehydrogenase (coenzyme-F420) yields MTLTLGYKASAEQFAPRELVEIAVAAEAHGMESVAVSDHFQPWRHEGGHAPFSLTWMAAVGERTSTIRIGTSVMTPTFRYNPAVLAQAFATMGCLYPGRIMLGVGSGEALNEIATGFRGAGEQEWPEFKERFARLRESVRLMRALWTEDRVSFEGEYYSTHDASIYDRPDQPIPIYIAAGGPMVARYAGRAGDGFICTSGKGMELYNDALIPGVKEGAAKVDRKFEDIDRMIEIKLSYDTDADVALENTRFWAPLALSKEQKHDITDPIEMERAADALPIEQIASRWIVGNDPDKIVEEIRPYVDAGLNHLVFHAPGNDQRRFLELFERDIAPRLRAL; encoded by the coding sequence ATGACACTCACCCTCGGATACAAAGCGTCAGCAGAACAATTTGCCCCGCGTGAACTCGTTGAGATCGCGGTGGCCGCAGAAGCACACGGCATGGAGAGTGTTGCGGTTAGCGACCACTTCCAGCCGTGGCGTCACGAAGGCGGACATGCTCCGTTCTCGCTGACCTGGATGGCCGCGGTGGGGGAGCGCACCAGCACGATCCGTATCGGCACGAGTGTGATGACTCCCACCTTCCGTTACAACCCGGCTGTGCTTGCTCAAGCGTTCGCGACGATGGGTTGCCTCTACCCGGGGCGCATCATGTTGGGTGTTGGTTCTGGTGAGGCTCTGAATGAAATTGCCACCGGATTCCGTGGTGCCGGTGAGCAAGAGTGGCCCGAGTTCAAAGAGCGCTTCGCTCGCTTGCGCGAGTCGGTGCGCCTTATGCGAGCGCTCTGGACCGAGGATCGCGTTTCGTTCGAAGGGGAGTACTACTCCACTCACGACGCGAGCATTTATGACCGCCCTGACCAGCCCATCCCGATCTATATCGCTGCCGGTGGCCCCATGGTGGCGCGCTACGCCGGCCGTGCCGGAGATGGCTTTATCTGCACCTCGGGCAAGGGCATGGAGCTCTACAACGACGCGCTGATCCCCGGCGTGAAAGAGGGCGCAGCCAAGGTCGACCGCAAATTCGAAGACATCGACCGGATGATCGAAATCAAGCTCTCGTATGACACCGATGCCGACGTAGCCCTCGAAAACACGCGTTTCTGGGCGCCACTTGCTCTCTCGAAGGAGCAGAAGCACGACATCACTGACCCCATCGAGATGGAACGTGCCGCCGATGCTCTGCCCATTGAGCAGATCGCTTCGCGGTGGATCGTGGGCAATGATCCCGACAAGATTGTGGAAGAGATTCGTCCCTATGTGGATGCCGGCCTCAACCACCTCGTCTTCCACGCGCCCGGCAACGACCAGCGCCGATTCCTTGAGCTCTTCGAGCGCGACATTGCTCCGCGATTGCGGGCGCTGTAA
- a CDS encoding TIGR03557 family F420-dependent LLM class oxidoreductase, with product MPVTVAAPHIGYAAMLERFHPREVMEFAQYAETQGFRGVMAADHYQPWIPQQGQASFVWNVLSALGEATTGDLGTGVTAPTFRWHPAMVAQASATLAAMNPGRHWLGLGSGEAINEHIVGQYWPEAPERINRMFEAVEIIKKLFASGLGNKDVRHEGQFYRLESTRLWTMPEVAPEILVATAGPVAAKRAGKTVDGLITEAAPLEKVDMLLKRFAEGAREAGRKPETQSRVLRLHLSWAETDEQAMRNALIEWPNGGLRFAKNDIRSPFELEQLARMVRPEDFEGRMPVSADPDVHRAYIQSYLDLGFDRIYLHNVGRNQREFLTVFGRDVLPALRK from the coding sequence ATGCCCGTGACAGTTGCTGCACCCCACATCGGCTACGCCGCCATGCTCGAACGGTTCCATCCGCGCGAAGTCATGGAGTTCGCGCAGTATGCAGAAACGCAAGGATTTCGCGGCGTGATGGCGGCGGACCACTACCAGCCGTGGATTCCACAGCAGGGGCAGGCATCCTTCGTGTGGAACGTGCTGAGCGCTTTGGGCGAGGCTACGACCGGCGACCTCGGTACCGGAGTTACCGCACCCACCTTTCGGTGGCATCCGGCAATGGTCGCTCAAGCCTCGGCGACGCTAGCCGCGATGAATCCCGGTCGGCACTGGCTCGGGCTCGGCAGCGGCGAAGCCATTAACGAACACATCGTCGGCCAGTACTGGCCAGAAGCCCCCGAACGCATTAACCGCATGTTCGAAGCCGTCGAGATCATCAAGAAACTGTTTGCTTCGGGTCTCGGCAACAAAGATGTGCGCCACGAAGGCCAGTTCTATCGGCTCGAATCGACACGCCTCTGGACCATGCCCGAAGTCGCGCCCGAGATCCTCGTTGCGACAGCGGGCCCCGTCGCCGCCAAGCGTGCGGGCAAAACCGTCGACGGTCTCATCACCGAAGCAGCACCCCTCGAGAAAGTCGACATGCTGCTCAAACGATTCGCCGAAGGAGCGCGCGAAGCGGGCCGCAAGCCCGAAACTCAGAGCCGCGTACTGCGGTTGCACTTGAGCTGGGCCGAAACAGATGAGCAGGCCATGCGCAACGCGCTCATCGAATGGCCGAACGGTGGTTTGCGGTTCGCTAAGAACGACATCCGCTCACCGTTTGAGCTCGAACAGCTCGCCCGCATGGTGCGCCCAGAAGACTTCGAAGGGCGGATGCCCGTGAGCGCCGATCCAGACGTGCACCGTGCCTACATCCAGAGCTACCTCGATCTCGGATTCGACCGCATCTACCTCCACAACGTCGGACGCAATCAGCGCGAGTTCCTCACCGTCTTCGGGCGCGACGTGCTGCCGGCGCTGCGCAAGTAG
- a CDS encoding MoxR family ATPase, whose product MDAPSSGSLPDDVFHDHCDAIVRSISTVIDGKTEAVRLALTVLLAEGHLLIEDVPGVGKTMLARALARTVDSTVSRVQFTPDLLPADITGVSVYNQNTREFEFKKGPVFANIVIGDEINRASPKTQSALLECMAESSVTVDGTTYELESPFIVVATQNPIEMEGTYPLPEAQRDRFMARISMGYPDAAAELAMLRSRELTSPLDALTPVVSVEQLRELIATVRRVFVSTAVEEYAVAIAQATRRDREVRVGASPRATLHLVRAAKARAAIDGRDFVLPDDIDALAVTVLAHRMIPARHTGDTSALLSGHSIADVIERIVAETPVPVHAAAS is encoded by the coding sequence ATGGATGCCCCTAGCTCCGGGTCACTACCCGACGACGTGTTCCACGATCACTGTGACGCCATTGTGCGCAGTATTTCGACCGTGATTGATGGCAAGACTGAGGCCGTGCGATTGGCGCTCACGGTGTTGCTGGCGGAGGGTCATCTTCTCATCGAGGATGTGCCCGGGGTCGGTAAGACCATGCTGGCGAGAGCCCTGGCGCGCACGGTCGACAGCACCGTTTCTCGCGTGCAGTTCACCCCAGACTTGCTGCCGGCAGACATCACTGGTGTCTCGGTCTATAACCAGAACACGCGAGAGTTCGAGTTTAAGAAAGGCCCGGTGTTCGCCAATATTGTGATTGGTGACGAGATCAACCGCGCCAGCCCCAAGACGCAGTCGGCACTGCTCGAGTGCATGGCCGAGTCGAGTGTCACCGTCGACGGCACTACCTACGAACTTGAAAGCCCCTTTATCGTGGTGGCGACACAGAACCCCATCGAGATGGAGGGCACTTATCCGTTGCCTGAGGCGCAGCGTGACAGGTTCATGGCCCGCATTTCAATGGGCTATCCGGATGCCGCAGCCGAGCTGGCCATGTTGCGGTCGCGCGAGCTGACCAGCCCGCTGGATGCGCTCACTCCGGTGGTGTCGGTGGAGCAGCTGCGTGAACTCATCGCGACAGTGCGCCGTGTCTTCGTGAGCACTGCCGTGGAGGAATATGCGGTGGCAATCGCTCAAGCTACTCGCCGCGACCGTGAGGTTCGTGTCGGGGCGAGTCCGCGTGCGACGCTGCACTTGGTACGCGCAGCTAAGGCTCGTGCAGCGATTGATGGCCGCGATTTTGTGCTGCCGGATGACATTGATGCGCTCGCTGTCACGGTGCTGGCGCATCGCATGATTCCTGCTCGCCACACCGGTGACACTTCGGCACTGCTCTCTGGGCATTCGATCGCGGATGTCATCGAGCGCATCGTGGCGGAGACTCCGGTGCCGGTGCACGCGGCCGCATCCTAG
- a CDS encoding alpha/beta hydrolase: protein MNLGAFSTSTASPLMHVILIPGFWLDEASWAPITQSLRAAGYTVHPLTLPGLHRDDTDRATITLADHVAAVVAVVDGLTRDYDCEDDAAHAQTAPHIVLVAHSGGGPIAHAVADARPTCLARIVHVDTVPLPHGMPINADLPTIDGEIPLPDWAVFDDEDLVDLTAELRATFREMAIPQPARVASDPQNLSTPARFSVPATVICCEFTSEQLRSWMRDSEPFASELARLDDLELVDLPTGHWPQFTKPAELAEVIITAVHRS from the coding sequence ATGAATCTGGGCGCGTTTTCGACCAGCACCGCTAGTCCACTCATGCACGTCATTCTCATTCCAGGGTTCTGGCTCGACGAAGCGTCGTGGGCACCCATCACCCAGTCGCTGCGCGCTGCTGGCTACACCGTTCATCCGCTGACGCTTCCCGGTCTTCACCGCGACGACACCGACCGAGCAACCATCACCCTGGCCGACCATGTTGCCGCCGTGGTGGCGGTGGTCGACGGCCTCACTCGAGACTACGACTGCGAGGATGATGCAGCGCACGCCCAAACAGCACCTCATATTGTGCTCGTGGCCCACAGCGGTGGCGGCCCCATCGCCCACGCTGTTGCGGATGCTCGCCCCACTTGCCTCGCCCGCATCGTGCACGTTGACACGGTGCCGCTCCCCCACGGGATGCCGATCAACGCCGACCTTCCGACGATTGATGGTGAGATTCCGCTGCCCGATTGGGCGGTATTCGACGACGAAGACCTTGTTGATCTCACCGCTGAGCTGCGGGCCACCTTTCGGGAGATGGCGATTCCGCAGCCCGCTCGCGTGGCCAGCGACCCGCAAAATCTGTCGACTCCGGCACGGTTTAGCGTTCCCGCCACAGTGATTTGTTGTGAGTTCACGAGCGAACAATTGCGGTCATGGATGCGCGACTCTGAGCCATTCGCCTCAGAGCTTGCACGCCTCGACGACCTCGAACTCGTTGACCTCCCCACCGGGCACTGGCCACAGTTCACGAAGCCAGCGGAACTTGCCGAAGTAATCATCACGGCTGTGCATCGCAGCTAA
- a CDS encoding Hsp20/alpha crystallin family protein has product MTLSFDPFAELDRLTAAAQSRVGAQLMPVDLYRQADEYVLTADLPGIDPGSVDVDVDGQLLTIRAERTAGEREGAKWLSQERRYGSYLRQFSIGAGIDRDNISASYDNGVLSVIIPVSEKAKPRKIEVSTNSANQARSSEKVAVTS; this is encoded by the coding sequence ATGACACTGTCATTTGATCCTTTTGCCGAACTCGACCGGCTCACCGCAGCAGCCCAGTCCCGCGTCGGCGCCCAGCTGATGCCGGTTGATCTGTACCGTCAGGCGGACGAGTACGTCCTCACCGCCGACCTTCCGGGCATCGATCCCGGTTCCGTTGACGTCGACGTTGATGGCCAGTTGCTCACCATTCGCGCCGAACGCACCGCTGGCGAACGCGAGGGAGCCAAGTGGCTCTCTCAGGAACGTCGCTATGGTTCTTACCTGCGCCAGTTCAGCATTGGCGCTGGCATCGACCGCGACAACATCAGCGCCAGCTACGACAATGGCGTCTTGAGCGTCATTATTCCGGTCTCCGAGAAGGCAAAACCTCGAAAGATTGAGGTCAGCACCAACTCGGCGAACCAGGCTCGTTCAAGCGAAAAAGTCGCCGTCACGAGCTAG